The Branchiostoma floridae strain S238N-H82 chromosome 6, Bfl_VNyyK, whole genome shotgun sequence genomic interval GCTTCAAATACATTTCAAGCCTCCACGCAGAACGCCTCCTCTGATGTGTACGTATCAATCAAGGCTTCTCCCCGCCATTTTGATGCTCTGTCAGTTTCATGTCGAAGCCAGAGATGATGACGTTGAGGACCGTGATGACAACTATCATGACTGTCACGGCGTTGTTTAGGAAGTGCAGAGCTCGACTCGACTTCGTACTGTTGTGTTCTTCCACCTGAAGTAAGAAAATAAAGGTTAAAACCCGTACGGAAATCTGGACCAGGAGGGATTGACAAGTCAGGAGCCCGCGAATATGAAGGCACGCTACGCTCAGTGGTTTATTCGGTTGGTAGAAACCGAGTATGCTTTAGGTTATAACACGGTTAGAAGAACAGGCAGCAGCCTGAAATGAGCTTTGTGATTTGAGTAGACACATTATTTCCTGAGGGGTTTTGACATAGGAAAAGCAAAGAGCTAACCTACAAGAATCTTAAATAGTTTTGCTGAAGTCGAAATGGGGTTATCCGGTGTTTtgttgcctaatatttctgcTTTTGTTATCGCATAAAAAGAAAAGGGAATGTTATTTTCTAGTTGAAACGTTAATTACTTACCGCCTCGATGTTTTGTGTGTACAAGTatcccaagatggcggccacgaTCAGCTGTATGCCGATGGAAACTCCCAGGAACGACAGCAGCACGGTGTAGAACTGGTCGTCTGGACGCTGAGGAGGGGAAGAGCAAAGGTTTGGCagcctgactaaatcaagcATCCAACAACCCTTCCATTGAAGCCCCTTGGCCGTTTACAGCTTTTAAGCTCTAAATATCAGATGGGCATCTTAAAAAAGATACCCATATGATATTTAGAGAAAAATCTCTGTTAAATAGCGTCATCATGTCTCATTGAAAGTTAAAAAATCTCGAGATTTTTTGGATA includes:
- the LOC118418290 gene encoding ninjurin-2-like; this translates as MESNGSTAGHSRGECRCMIKEPSRYDGRKTIAQSMLDLALLTSNVAQLKYLLQRPDDQFYTVLLSFLGVSIGIQLIVAAILGYLYTQNIEAVEEHNSTKSSRALHFLNNAVTVMIVVITVLNVIISGFDMKLTEHQNGGEKP